A stretch of the Mycobacterium sp. ITM-2016-00317 genome encodes the following:
- a CDS encoding patatin-like phospholipase family protein: MPDTNRALVLAGGGLAGIAWETGVLLGICDELPGTGQELLAADVLLGTSAGSAVAAQIGSGIALAELFDRQLSPEYGAHEIHPGVSIDAITELFLSAMLVPDATKEQKLQKIGAVAAETDTVTESVRRTVIEHRLPQHSWPARTLRVTAIDIATGELAVFDKDSGVDLVDAVAASCAVPGVWPPVTIGDRRFMDGGVASTVNMVAARDCGVAVALVPSGADSPSPWGTGTATEIDGFPGASLAVFADADSLAAFGTNPLDPACREPAARAGREQGRREAHRVAEFLGRR; encoded by the coding sequence ATGCCCGACACCAACCGAGCACTGGTGCTCGCCGGCGGGGGACTGGCCGGCATCGCCTGGGAGACCGGCGTGCTGCTCGGAATCTGCGACGAGCTGCCCGGAACGGGACAGGAACTGCTCGCCGCCGACGTGCTGCTCGGGACCTCGGCCGGCTCCGCGGTAGCCGCGCAGATCGGCAGCGGAATCGCGCTGGCGGAGCTGTTCGACCGTCAACTGTCGCCGGAGTACGGGGCCCACGAGATCCACCCGGGCGTCTCGATCGACGCCATCACCGAGCTGTTCCTGAGCGCGATGCTCGTCCCGGACGCGACCAAAGAGCAGAAGCTGCAGAAGATCGGCGCGGTCGCCGCGGAGACCGACACGGTGACCGAATCGGTGCGTCGCACGGTGATCGAGCACCGGCTGCCGCAGCACTCGTGGCCGGCACGCACGCTGCGGGTGACCGCGATCGATATCGCCACCGGAGAGCTGGCGGTGTTCGACAAGGACTCCGGCGTCGATCTCGTCGACGCGGTCGCCGCGAGCTGCGCGGTGCCCGGCGTGTGGCCCCCGGTCACGATCGGTGACCGGCGGTTCATGGACGGAGGGGTGGCCAGCACGGTCAACATGGTCGCGGCCCGCGACTGCGGCGTCGCGGTCGCGCTGGTGCCCTCCGGCGCCGACAGCCCCTCGCCGTGGGGAACCGGCACCGCCACGGAGATCGACGGTTTCCCCGGGGCATCGCTGGCGGTGTTCGCCGACGCGGACTCGCTGGCGGCGTTCGGCACCAACCCGCTCGACCCCGCCTGCCGCGAGCCGGCGGCCCGGGCCGGCCGGGAGCAGGGGCGTCGGGAGGCCCACCGGGTCGCGGAGTTCCTGGGCCGGCGGTAG
- a CDS encoding rhodanese-like domain-containing protein has product MGSRIDAVLADARATLTRLPADEVPAALARGAVLVDIRPAAQRAAEGEVPQALVIERNVLEWRCDPTSDARIPQAVDDDVEWVVLCSEGYTSSLAAASLKELGLHRATDVIGGYHALKGVLV; this is encoded by the coding sequence ATGGGCAGCCGAATCGACGCCGTACTCGCCGACGCGCGGGCCACGCTGACCCGGCTACCGGCCGACGAGGTGCCCGCGGCACTGGCCCGGGGCGCCGTGCTGGTCGACATCCGGCCCGCCGCGCAGCGCGCCGCCGAGGGCGAGGTGCCGCAGGCCCTGGTGATCGAGCGAAACGTGCTGGAGTGGCGGTGCGACCCCACCAGCGACGCCCGGATCCCGCAGGCGGTCGACGACGACGTGGAGTGGGTGGTGCTGTGCTCGGAGGGCTACACCTCCAGCCTGGCCGCGGCCTCGCTCAAGGAACTCGGTCTGCACCGCGCCACCGACGTCATCGGCGGCTACCACGCGCTCAAAGGTGTTCTGGTCTAG
- a CDS encoding alpha/beta hydrolase — MTDTGEAPAAVTGEAPAREESTPPRPAWWVRHYTFTGTAIGFIFVWFSLTPSLLPRGPLFQGLVSGGAGAIGYGLGVFAVWLVRFMRSKDSSPPAPRRAWAALVVIAVIGMVVMVVQFHDWQDDVRDLMGVPRLTFWDYPLAAALSVVILFVLVEIGQQVGIFTRFLDRQVRRVAPPRVAAVVVVALLLALTVALLNGVVVRVAMSTINKTFAAVNDEADPDFAAPTTDLRSGGPQSLVSWESLGHQGRIFVAGGPSVEELTEFNGSAATEPIRAYAGLNSAEGIKETAALAARELQRTGGLDRAVVAVATTTGTGWINEAEASALEYMYNGDTAIVSMQYSFLPSWLSFLVDKENARQASQALFEAVDALIREMPEALRPKLVVFGESLGSFGGEAPFLALNNLIARTDGALFSGPTFNNTIWTDLTRNRDPGSPMWLPVYDKGANVRFVSQARDLQRPHDPWEQPRVVYLQHASDPIAWWNTDLLFTRPDWLREPRGYDVSPNMEWIPVVTFLQVSADMAVAIDVPDGHGHVYVRDVADAWASILLPPGWTQAKTEKLRGMLRSDENT; from the coding sequence GTGACCGATACCGGTGAAGCCCCCGCCGCGGTGACCGGCGAGGCGCCGGCGCGCGAGGAATCGACCCCGCCTCGACCCGCATGGTGGGTTCGCCACTACACCTTCACCGGCACCGCGATCGGTTTCATCTTCGTGTGGTTCTCGCTCACGCCGTCGCTGCTCCCGCGTGGCCCGCTGTTCCAGGGCCTGGTCAGCGGCGGCGCGGGCGCGATCGGCTACGGGCTCGGGGTCTTCGCGGTATGGCTGGTGCGGTTCATGCGATCCAAGGACAGCAGCCCGCCGGCGCCCCGGCGGGCCTGGGCGGCGCTCGTCGTGATCGCGGTGATCGGGATGGTCGTGATGGTCGTCCAGTTCCACGACTGGCAGGACGACGTCCGCGACCTGATGGGCGTTCCGCGCCTGACCTTCTGGGATTACCCTCTGGCAGCGGCGCTTTCGGTGGTGATCCTGTTCGTGCTCGTCGAGATCGGGCAGCAGGTCGGCATATTCACGCGGTTCCTGGACCGCCAGGTCCGGCGGGTGGCCCCGCCGCGGGTGGCGGCGGTCGTGGTGGTCGCGCTGTTGCTGGCGTTGACGGTGGCACTGCTCAACGGCGTGGTGGTGCGGGTCGCGATGAGCACGATCAACAAGACGTTCGCCGCGGTCAACGACGAGGCCGATCCCGACTTCGCCGCGCCCACAACGGATCTGCGCTCCGGCGGACCGCAGTCGCTGGTGAGCTGGGAGTCGCTCGGCCACCAGGGCAGGATCTTCGTCGCCGGCGGCCCGTCGGTCGAGGAGCTCACCGAGTTCAACGGGTCTGCCGCGACCGAACCGATCCGCGCGTACGCCGGACTGAACTCGGCCGAGGGCATCAAGGAGACCGCGGCGCTGGCCGCCCGCGAGCTGCAGCGCACCGGCGGCCTGGACCGTGCCGTCGTCGCGGTGGCCACCACCACCGGCACCGGCTGGATCAACGAGGCCGAAGCCTCTGCGCTGGAGTACATGTACAACGGCGACACCGCGATCGTGTCGATGCAGTATTCGTTCCTGCCCAGCTGGCTGTCGTTCCTGGTGGACAAGGAGAACGCCCGTCAGGCGAGCCAGGCGCTGTTCGAGGCTGTCGACGCGCTGATCCGGGAGATGCCCGAGGCGCTGCGCCCGAAACTGGTGGTGTTCGGTGAGAGCCTCGGCTCGTTCGGCGGGGAGGCCCCGTTCCTGGCGCTGAACAATCTGATCGCGCGCACCGACGGCGCCCTGTTCAGCGGTCCCACGTTCAACAACACGATCTGGACCGACCTGACCCGCAACCGCGATCCCGGCTCGCCGATGTGGCTGCCGGTCTATGACAAGGGCGCCAACGTCCGGTTCGTGTCGCAGGCCCGGGACCTGCAGCGCCCCCACGATCCGTGGGAGCAGCCCAGGGTGGTCTATCTGCAGCACGCCTCGGATCCGATCGCGTGGTGGAACACCGATCTGCTGTTCACCCGGCCGGACTGGCTTCGCGAACCGCGCGGATACGACGTGTCACCGAACATGGAGTGGATCCCGGTGGTGACCTTCCTCCAGGTCAGCGCCGACATGGCGGTGGCGATCGACGTCCCCGACGGCCACGGGCACGTCTACGTCCGCGACGTCGCCGACGCGTGGGCGTCGATCCTGTTGCCGCCGGGCTGGACGCAAGCCAAGACCGAGAAGCTGCGGGGCATGCTCCGCAGCGACGAGAACACCTAG
- a CDS encoding patatin-like phospholipase family protein: MRVALVLGSGGARGYAHIGVIHALRARGHEVVGIAGSSMGALVGGLEAAGKLDEFAEWASALTQRAVLRLLDPSLASPGVLRAEKILDAVREILGDVLIEDLPVPFTSVATDLITGKSVWIQRGAVDGAIRASIAIPGLITPHVLDGRLLADGGILDPLPMAPVAAIHADVTIAVSVSGDDPEASRRHRESRPATTEWLNRMWRSSSSLLDTRAARTLLDTPTGRAVLGRFVAGDDEPLEEAARESVDGNSDGHGPSIPKLGSFEVMDRSIDIAQAALARHTLAAYPPDLLIELPRTVCRTLDFHRAAEVIEIGREFADAALQTLEASTSEV, from the coding sequence ATGCGAGTGGCGTTGGTCCTGGGCAGCGGCGGCGCGCGCGGTTACGCCCACATCGGTGTCATTCACGCGTTGCGCGCACGCGGCCACGAGGTGGTCGGGATCGCCGGCTCCTCGATGGGCGCGCTGGTCGGCGGACTGGAGGCGGCCGGCAAGCTCGACGAGTTCGCGGAGTGGGCGAGCGCGCTGACCCAGCGGGCCGTGCTGCGCCTGCTCGATCCGTCCCTCGCCTCGCCGGGCGTGCTGCGCGCGGAGAAGATCCTCGACGCCGTCCGGGAGATCCTCGGCGACGTCCTCATCGAGGATCTTCCGGTCCCGTTCACCTCGGTGGCCACCGATCTGATCACCGGGAAGTCGGTGTGGATTCAACGCGGTGCGGTCGACGGCGCGATCCGCGCCTCGATCGCGATCCCGGGGTTGATCACCCCGCATGTGCTGGACGGCCGCCTGCTCGCCGACGGCGGCATTCTCGATCCGCTGCCGATGGCGCCGGTGGCTGCGATCCACGCCGACGTGACCATCGCGGTCAGCGTGTCCGGCGACGACCCGGAGGCCAGTCGCCGCCACCGCGAGTCACGGCCGGCGACCACCGAGTGGCTGAACCGGATGTGGCGCAGTTCGTCGTCGTTGCTGGACACCAGGGCGGCCCGGACGCTGCTGGACACGCCGACCGGTCGTGCGGTGCTGGGCCGGTTCGTCGCCGGGGACGACGAACCGCTGGAGGAGGCCGCGCGGGAGTCTGTGGATGGGAACTCCGACGGACATGGCCCCAGCATTCCGAAGCTCGGCAGCTTCGAGGTGATGGACCGGTCGATCGACATCGCCCAGGCCGCGCTGGCCCGGCACACACTGGCGGCGTATCCGCCCGATCTGTTGATCGAGCTTCCGCGCACCGTCTGCCGCACCCTGGACTTCCACCGCGCCGCGGAGGTGATCGAGATCGGCCGGGAGTTCGCCGATGCCGCGCTACAGACCCTTGAGGCGTCCACCTCCGAGGTGTAG
- a CDS encoding class II glutamine amidotransferase, producing MTATFWLLDAPDSLARQSHQNPDGTGLGAFDASGAAIVEKQPIAAWEDTEFARAARNLTGTTFIAHVRYATTGSPDMTNTHPFLQDGRLCAHNGVVEGLDTLDARLAELGVSDLVTGQTDSERVFALITAATRSRNGDVGAGIVDAMDWLAANVPICAVNLLVCTATDMWALRYPDTHDLFVLDRREPAAHAPFELRTNRIHARAAHLDTAPSVVFATERMDDDPAWRLLGDAELIHVGPDLGITSTPGAIPPPRHRISIGDLNPAAAAGQALH from the coding sequence GTGACCGCGACGTTCTGGCTGCTCGACGCGCCGGACAGCCTGGCCCGGCAGAGCCACCAGAATCCCGACGGCACCGGCCTGGGCGCCTTCGACGCGTCCGGTGCCGCGATCGTCGAGAAGCAGCCCATCGCGGCGTGGGAGGACACCGAATTCGCCCGTGCCGCCCGCAATCTCACCGGGACGACCTTCATCGCGCACGTGCGTTACGCGACCACCGGATCGCCCGACATGACCAACACCCATCCGTTCCTGCAGGACGGCCGGCTGTGCGCGCACAACGGCGTGGTGGAGGGCCTCGACACCCTCGACGCCAGGCTGGCCGAACTCGGCGTCAGTGACCTGGTGACCGGCCAGACCGATTCGGAACGGGTGTTCGCGCTCATCACGGCGGCCACCCGGTCGCGGAACGGAGACGTCGGCGCCGGGATCGTCGACGCGATGGACTGGCTGGCTGCCAACGTCCCGATCTGCGCGGTGAACCTACTGGTGTGCACGGCCACCGACATGTGGGCGCTGCGCTACCCCGACACCCACGACCTGTTCGTACTGGATCGCCGCGAGCCGGCCGCGCATGCGCCATTCGAGCTGCGCACCAACAGGATCCACGCACGGGCGGCCCACCTCGACACCGCGCCGTCGGTCGTGTTCGCGACCGAACGGATGGACGACGACCCGGCCTGGCGGCTGCTCGGCGACGCCGAGCTGATCCACGTCGGCCCCGACCTCGGCATCACCTCCACCCCCGGCGCGATACCCCCGCCGCGGCACCGGATCTCGATCGGTGACCTGAACCCCGCCGCGGCGGCCGGCCAGGCTCTCCACTGA
- a CDS encoding cysteine dioxygenase family protein, whose product MILAPTRLRPADLLHVTDRFADDVLGGDYDHLLPATGLPTTERWFTRLHGTDELDVWLISWVPHRSTELHDHGGSLGALTVVSGALSETRWDGEALRDRRLEAGDQAAFPLGWVHDVVWARDSVTGGGTPAAGPTLSVHAYSPPLTAMSYYEVTAQNALRRNRTELTDKPESD is encoded by the coding sequence ATGATCCTGGCTCCCACCCGTCTGCGTCCCGCCGACCTGCTGCACGTCACCGACCGCTTCGCCGACGATGTCCTCGGCGGCGACTACGACCACCTGCTGCCCGCCACCGGGTTGCCCACCACCGAGCGGTGGTTCACCCGCCTGCACGGCACCGACGAACTCGACGTCTGGCTGATCAGCTGGGTTCCGCACCGCTCGACCGAACTCCACGACCACGGCGGCTCGCTGGGCGCGCTCACCGTGGTCTCCGGCGCACTGTCCGAAACCCGCTGGGACGGTGAGGCTTTGCGCGACCGCAGGCTGGAGGCCGGCGACCAGGCGGCGTTCCCGCTCGGCTGGGTGCACGACGTGGTGTGGGCGCGCGACAGCGTGACCGGCGGCGGCACCCCGGCCGCGGGGCCGACGCTGAGCGTGCACGCGTACTCGCCGCCGCTGACCGCGATGTCCTACTACGAGGTCACCGCGCAGAACGCGTTGCGCCGCAACCGAACCGAACTGACGGACAAACCGGAGAGCGACTGA
- the lpqV gene encoding lipoprotein LpqV, whose translation MARNSLRTVGIAGTVASAVVLASACSSGTESPSEPSATSPATTATTSAAPPTAPAGVGVSPGGVTTAVSAPAESTEDDYFQACRAARTWMEQQGGDPRAQVEPYLGTVQHAESVGPGTFDKRWSELTPGQQSAVIVAVEAAADALCG comes from the coding sequence ATGGCCAGGAACTCCCTCCGCACCGTGGGCATCGCAGGCACCGTCGCGTCGGCTGTGGTGCTCGCATCCGCGTGCTCGTCGGGCACCGAGTCCCCCTCGGAACCGTCTGCCACGTCCCCGGCGACGACCGCGACCACCTCCGCGGCTCCGCCCACGGCCCCGGCAGGGGTCGGTGTCTCCCCCGGCGGCGTGACCACGGCGGTCAGCGCGCCGGCCGAATCCACCGAGGACGACTACTTCCAGGCGTGCCGGGCTGCGCGGACGTGGATGGAACAGCAGGGCGGTGACCCACGGGCACAGGTCGAGCCGTACCTGGGCACCGTGCAGCACGCGGAGTCGGTGGGGCCGGGGACGTTCGACAAGCGGTGGTCGGAGCTGACGCCCGGCCAGCAGTCCGCGGTGATCGTCGCGGTCGAGGCGGCCGCCGACGCGCTCTGCGGCTGA